Proteins from a single region of Drosophila biarmipes strain raj3 chromosome 3R, RU_DBia_V1.1, whole genome shotgun sequence:
- the LOC108027171 gene encoding protein jagunal, producing MATRGGPMVAGTDGNDFEFRQRVAGTYQISLLNKSRLKFCIFFHALLFFVMLAKLTSDILDRLDIFVLEIEELEVPPPLWWEYVWAGSLLTSFLGLSAARGNKVREMQKYMVAILLFAVLPLLYCFAYYFSDVWEFATLDKSVELDETDIFVWRGYPYGVFWYAFCFVGFQVHGFTLYFAYNLVKAWKARTATRKFQ from the exons ATGGCAACGCGCGGCGGTCCAATGGTCGCGGGCACCGACGGCAACGACTTCGAGTTCAGGCAGCGCGTAGCTGGCACATATCAAATTAG CCTGCTGAACAAGTCCAGGTTGAAGTTCTGCATCTTCTTTCACGCCCTGCTCTTCTTCGTGATGCTGGCCAAGCTCACGTCTGACATCTTGGACCGCCTGGACATCTTTGTGCTGGAGATCGAGGAGTTGGAGGTGCCGCCCCCGCTGTGGTGGGAGTACGTGTGGGCCGGATCGCTGCTCACCTCCTTCCTGGGCCTTTCGGCCGCCAGGGGCAACAAGGTGCGCGAAATGCAGAAGTACATGGTGGCCATCCTGCTGTTCGCCGTCCTGCCGCTGCTCTACTGCTTCGCATACTACTTCTCGGACGTGTGGGAGTTCGCCACGCTGGACAAGTCCGTGGAGCTGGACGAGACGGACATTTTCGTGTGGCGC GGCTATCCGTACGGGGTGTTCTGGTACGCCTTCTGCTTCGTGGGCTTCCAGGTGCACGGATTCACGCTGTACTTCGCCTACAACCTGGTCAAGGCCTGGAAGGCCAGAACTGCCACGCGCAAGTTCCAGTAA
- the LOC108027167 gene encoding katanin p60 ATPase-containing subunit A1 isoform X3: MRGEETTYRRTTREKIVLRGNTTIRTVDSTSTYLPVMSPAGSSTPPTSLSHMARMMDSLILDSLSPFGYTKITTTSRPSRNASLKKGSDGGHSSTAERHRPINNLGSNAPGGLGIGGSVPLRSKQRLPTQVSAAEVAPQPRASQTQAQMPFPSQQQDNRWVSSLRRRDPELQPTLPSISSNVNSSSSLGQSHHGSAGNVGLAGAGAPTPATSMGAMRMGRPARASAMTAALRKSRSVERLRARKLSTNTQLTLKHKPVKKNSLDENSNSDDQDATTSLEDNSHAQSLSTSHNTPKCSPKTKAKHFSPLGYEAHLVDTLEKDILQRHPCIKWQDVAGLNEAKTILQEAVVLPVIMPEFFKGIRRPWRGVLMVGPPGTGKTMLAKAVATECGTTFFNVSSSTLTSKYRGESEKLVRLLFEMARFYAPSTIFIDEIDALCASRGSDSEHEASRRFKAELLIQMDGLNATMPEEKVIMVLAATNHPWDIDEAFRRRFEKRIYIPLPNEDTRSALLKLCLKDVCLTPSLNTAMIGDELQGYSGSDISNVCRDASMMAMRRLICGRTPDQIKQIRREEVDQPITLQDFQDARQRTKKSVSADDVARFEKWMEEYGSC; encoded by the exons ATGCGGGGCGAGGAAACGACCTACAGGCGCACCACGCGCGAGAAGATTGTTCTGCGAGGGAACACAACCATACGCACCGTGGACTCCACTTCCACATACCTGCCCGTGATGAGTCCTGCGGG CTCGTCCACGCCCCCCACAAGCCTTTCGCACATGGCTCGGATGATGGACTCCCTTATCCTGGACTCGCTGTCCCCGTTTGGCTACACCAAGATCACCACCACCAGTAGGCCCTCTCGGAATGCCAGTTTGAAGAAGGGCTCGGATGGCGGGCATTCCTCCACAGCGGAGCGCCACCGCCCTATTAACAACTTGGGCTCGAATGCACCCGGGGGACTGGGCATTGGCGGGAGCGTTCCGCTGCGCAGCAAGCAGCGACTGCCCACCCAAG TCTCCGCCGCAGAAGTGGCCCCTCAGCCGCGAGCCAGCCAAACCCAGGCTCAGATGCCGTTTCCATCGCAGCAGCAGGACAACCGGTGGGTGTCCTCCTTGCGGCGGCGCGATCCCGAGCTCCAGCCCACTCTGCCCTCCATCAGCAGCAACgtgaacagcagcagcagtctgggACAGAGCCACCACGGGAGTGCCGGGAACGTGGGATTGGCCGGTGCAGGAGCACCAACTCCGGCCACCAGCATGGGCGCCATGAGGATGGGGCGACCCGCAAGGGCATCCGCCATGACGGCCGCCTTGAGGAAGAGCCGATCTGTGGAGCGCCTGCGGGCAAGAAAGCTTAGCACCAACACCCAGCTGACTCTGAAGCACAAGCCGGTGAAGAAGAACTCACTGGACGAGAACTCGAACTCGGACGACCAGGACGCCACCACATCCCTGGAGGACAACTCGCACGCCCAGTCCCTATCCACCAGCCACAACACGCCCAAGTGCTCGCCCAAGACCAAGGCCAAGCACTTCTCGCCCCTGGGCTACGAGGCTCATCTGGTGGACACCCTCGAGAAGGACATCCTGCAGCGGCACCCCTGCATCAAGTGGCAAGATGTGGCCGGTTTAAATGAGGCCAAGACAATACTGCAG GAAGCGGTTGTGCTGCCGGTCATTATGCCAGAGTTCTTTAAGGGAATCCGCCGGCCGTGGCGTGGAGTTTTGATGGTGGGTCCACCGGGAACGGGCAAAACGATGCTGGCCAAGGCAGTGGCCACCGAATGCGGCACCACCTTCTTCAACGTTTCCTCCTCTACCCTGACCTCCAAGTACCGGGGCGAGAGCGAGAAGTTGGTGCGGCTCCTGTTCGAGATGGCTCGCTTCTATGCACCCAGCACGATCTTCATCGACGAGATCGACGCCCTCTGCGCCTCCAGAGGCAGCGACTCGGAGCACGAGGCCAGCCGCCGGTTCAAGGCCGAGCTGCTCATCCAGATGGATGGTCTCAATGCGACCATGCCGGAGGAAAAGGTGATCATGGTACTGGCGGCCACCAATCACCCGTGGGACATCGATGAGGCCTTCAGAAGGCGCTTCGAGAAGCGTATCTATATTCCACTCCCAAACG AGGACACTCGGTCGGCGCTGCTAAAGCTCTGCCTGAAGGACGTCTGCCTGACCCCCAGCCTGAACACAGCAATGATCGGCGACGAGCTCCAGGGCTACTCGGGCTCCGATATCAGCAACGTGTGCCGCGACGCCTCCATGATGGCCATGAGGCGCCTCATCTGCGGCCGCACTCCCGATCAGATCAAGCAGATCCGCCGCGAGGAGGTAGACCAGCCAATTACTTTGCAGGACTTCCAGGACGCCCGGCAGCGCACCAAGAAGTCAGTGTCCGCCGACGACGTGGCCCGCTTCGAGAAGTGGATGGAAGAGTACGGGTCCTGCTAG
- the LOC108027167 gene encoding katanin p60 ATPase-containing subunit A1 isoform X4, producing MRGEETTYRRTTREKIVLRGNTTIRTVDSTSTYLPVMSPAGSSTPPTSLSHMARMMDSLILDSLSPFGYTKITTTSRPSRNASLKKGSDGGHSSTAERHRPINNLGSNAPGGLGIGGSVPLRSKQRLPTQEVAPQPRASQTQAQMPFPSQQQDNRWVSSLRRRDPELQPTLPSISSNVNSSSSLGQSHHGSAGNVGLAGAGAPTPATSMGAMRMGRPARASAMTAALRKSRSVERLRARKLSTNTQLTLKHKPVKKNSLDENSNSDDQDATTSLEDNSHAQSLSTSHNTPKCSPKTKAKHFSPLGYEAHLVDTLEKDILQRHPCIKWQDVAGLNEAKTILQEAVVLPVIMPEFFKGIRRPWRGVLMVGPPGTGKTMLAKAVATECGTTFFNVSSSTLTSKYRGESEKLVRLLFEMARFYAPSTIFIDEIDALCASRGSDSEHEASRRFKAELLIQMDGLNATMPEEKVIMVLAATNHPWDIDEAFRRRFEKRIYIPLPNEDTRSALLKLCLKDVCLTPSLNTAMIGDELQGYSGSDISNVCRDASMMAMRRLICGRTPDQIKQIRREEVDQPITLQDFQDARQRTKKSVSADDVARFEKWMEEYGSC from the exons ATGCGGGGCGAGGAAACGACCTACAGGCGCACCACGCGCGAGAAGATTGTTCTGCGAGGGAACACAACCATACGCACCGTGGACTCCACTTCCACATACCTGCCCGTGATGAGTCCTGCGGG CTCGTCCACGCCCCCCACAAGCCTTTCGCACATGGCTCGGATGATGGACTCCCTTATCCTGGACTCGCTGTCCCCGTTTGGCTACACCAAGATCACCACCACCAGTAGGCCCTCTCGGAATGCCAGTTTGAAGAAGGGCTCGGATGGCGGGCATTCCTCCACAGCGGAGCGCCACCGCCCTATTAACAACTTGGGCTCGAATGCACCCGGGGGACTGGGCATTGGCGGGAGCGTTCCGCTGCGCAGCAAGCAGCGACTGCCCACCCAAG AAGTGGCCCCTCAGCCGCGAGCCAGCCAAACCCAGGCTCAGATGCCGTTTCCATCGCAGCAGCAGGACAACCGGTGGGTGTCCTCCTTGCGGCGGCGCGATCCCGAGCTCCAGCCCACTCTGCCCTCCATCAGCAGCAACgtgaacagcagcagcagtctgggACAGAGCCACCACGGGAGTGCCGGGAACGTGGGATTGGCCGGTGCAGGAGCACCAACTCCGGCCACCAGCATGGGCGCCATGAGGATGGGGCGACCCGCAAGGGCATCCGCCATGACGGCCGCCTTGAGGAAGAGCCGATCTGTGGAGCGCCTGCGGGCAAGAAAGCTTAGCACCAACACCCAGCTGACTCTGAAGCACAAGCCGGTGAAGAAGAACTCACTGGACGAGAACTCGAACTCGGACGACCAGGACGCCACCACATCCCTGGAGGACAACTCGCACGCCCAGTCCCTATCCACCAGCCACAACACGCCCAAGTGCTCGCCCAAGACCAAGGCCAAGCACTTCTCGCCCCTGGGCTACGAGGCTCATCTGGTGGACACCCTCGAGAAGGACATCCTGCAGCGGCACCCCTGCATCAAGTGGCAAGATGTGGCCGGTTTAAATGAGGCCAAGACAATACTGCAG GAAGCGGTTGTGCTGCCGGTCATTATGCCAGAGTTCTTTAAGGGAATCCGCCGGCCGTGGCGTGGAGTTTTGATGGTGGGTCCACCGGGAACGGGCAAAACGATGCTGGCCAAGGCAGTGGCCACCGAATGCGGCACCACCTTCTTCAACGTTTCCTCCTCTACCCTGACCTCCAAGTACCGGGGCGAGAGCGAGAAGTTGGTGCGGCTCCTGTTCGAGATGGCTCGCTTCTATGCACCCAGCACGATCTTCATCGACGAGATCGACGCCCTCTGCGCCTCCAGAGGCAGCGACTCGGAGCACGAGGCCAGCCGCCGGTTCAAGGCCGAGCTGCTCATCCAGATGGATGGTCTCAATGCGACCATGCCGGAGGAAAAGGTGATCATGGTACTGGCGGCCACCAATCACCCGTGGGACATCGATGAGGCCTTCAGAAGGCGCTTCGAGAAGCGTATCTATATTCCACTCCCAAACG AGGACACTCGGTCGGCGCTGCTAAAGCTCTGCCTGAAGGACGTCTGCCTGACCCCCAGCCTGAACACAGCAATGATCGGCGACGAGCTCCAGGGCTACTCGGGCTCCGATATCAGCAACGTGTGCCGCGACGCCTCCATGATGGCCATGAGGCGCCTCATCTGCGGCCGCACTCCCGATCAGATCAAGCAGATCCGCCGCGAGGAGGTAGACCAGCCAATTACTTTGCAGGACTTCCAGGACGCCCGGCAGCGCACCAAGAAGTCAGTGTCCGCCGACGACGTGGCCCGCTTCGAGAAGTGGATGGAAGAGTACGGGTCCTGCTAG
- the LOC108027167 gene encoding katanin p60 ATPase-containing subunit A1 isoform X1: MFNTSAQNWFGMGQTSVAPAGGVAQLLNNNSNLYNQPQQTPHPFMRQRSLTSSNPALERSNAIAVRPQSPPNVQVEYEVAVPFVSAYRHTPYHSLWDLNQCSSTPPTSLSHMARMMDSLILDSLSPFGYTKITTTSRPSRNASLKKGSDGGHSSTAERHRPINNLGSNAPGGLGIGGSVPLRSKQRLPTQVSAAEVAPQPRASQTQAQMPFPSQQQDNRWVSSLRRRDPELQPTLPSISSNVNSSSSLGQSHHGSAGNVGLAGAGAPTPATSMGAMRMGRPARASAMTAALRKSRSVERLRARKLSTNTQLTLKHKPVKKNSLDENSNSDDQDATTSLEDNSHAQSLSTSHNTPKCSPKTKAKHFSPLGYEAHLVDTLEKDILQRHPCIKWQDVAGLNEAKTILQEAVVLPVIMPEFFKGIRRPWRGVLMVGPPGTGKTMLAKAVATECGTTFFNVSSSTLTSKYRGESEKLVRLLFEMARFYAPSTIFIDEIDALCASRGSDSEHEASRRFKAELLIQMDGLNATMPEEKVIMVLAATNHPWDIDEAFRRRFEKRIYIPLPNEDTRSALLKLCLKDVCLTPSLNTAMIGDELQGYSGSDISNVCRDASMMAMRRLICGRTPDQIKQIRREEVDQPITLQDFQDARQRTKKSVSADDVARFEKWMEEYGSC; encoded by the exons ATGTTCAACACCAGTGCCCAGAATTGGTTCGGCATGGGCCAGACATCGGTGGCTCCGGCCGGAGGTGTTGCCCAGTTGCTCAACAACAACTCGAATCTGTACAACCAGCCGCAGCAGACGCCACATCCCTTCATGCGCCAGCGATCGTTGACCAGCTCCAATCCCGCCCTGGAGCGCTCAAACGCCATTGCCGTGCGACCCCAGTCGCCTCCCAATGTCCAGGTGGAGTACGAGGTGGCGGTCCCCTTCGTATCCGCCTATCGGCACACCCCGTATCACTCACTCTGGGATCTGAACCAGTG CTCGTCCACGCCCCCCACAAGCCTTTCGCACATGGCTCGGATGATGGACTCCCTTATCCTGGACTCGCTGTCCCCGTTTGGCTACACCAAGATCACCACCACCAGTAGGCCCTCTCGGAATGCCAGTTTGAAGAAGGGCTCGGATGGCGGGCATTCCTCCACAGCGGAGCGCCACCGCCCTATTAACAACTTGGGCTCGAATGCACCCGGGGGACTGGGCATTGGCGGGAGCGTTCCGCTGCGCAGCAAGCAGCGACTGCCCACCCAAG TCTCCGCCGCAGAAGTGGCCCCTCAGCCGCGAGCCAGCCAAACCCAGGCTCAGATGCCGTTTCCATCGCAGCAGCAGGACAACCGGTGGGTGTCCTCCTTGCGGCGGCGCGATCCCGAGCTCCAGCCCACTCTGCCCTCCATCAGCAGCAACgtgaacagcagcagcagtctgggACAGAGCCACCACGGGAGTGCCGGGAACGTGGGATTGGCCGGTGCAGGAGCACCAACTCCGGCCACCAGCATGGGCGCCATGAGGATGGGGCGACCCGCAAGGGCATCCGCCATGACGGCCGCCTTGAGGAAGAGCCGATCTGTGGAGCGCCTGCGGGCAAGAAAGCTTAGCACCAACACCCAGCTGACTCTGAAGCACAAGCCGGTGAAGAAGAACTCACTGGACGAGAACTCGAACTCGGACGACCAGGACGCCACCACATCCCTGGAGGACAACTCGCACGCCCAGTCCCTATCCACCAGCCACAACACGCCCAAGTGCTCGCCCAAGACCAAGGCCAAGCACTTCTCGCCCCTGGGCTACGAGGCTCATCTGGTGGACACCCTCGAGAAGGACATCCTGCAGCGGCACCCCTGCATCAAGTGGCAAGATGTGGCCGGTTTAAATGAGGCCAAGACAATACTGCAG GAAGCGGTTGTGCTGCCGGTCATTATGCCAGAGTTCTTTAAGGGAATCCGCCGGCCGTGGCGTGGAGTTTTGATGGTGGGTCCACCGGGAACGGGCAAAACGATGCTGGCCAAGGCAGTGGCCACCGAATGCGGCACCACCTTCTTCAACGTTTCCTCCTCTACCCTGACCTCCAAGTACCGGGGCGAGAGCGAGAAGTTGGTGCGGCTCCTGTTCGAGATGGCTCGCTTCTATGCACCCAGCACGATCTTCATCGACGAGATCGACGCCCTCTGCGCCTCCAGAGGCAGCGACTCGGAGCACGAGGCCAGCCGCCGGTTCAAGGCCGAGCTGCTCATCCAGATGGATGGTCTCAATGCGACCATGCCGGAGGAAAAGGTGATCATGGTACTGGCGGCCACCAATCACCCGTGGGACATCGATGAGGCCTTCAGAAGGCGCTTCGAGAAGCGTATCTATATTCCACTCCCAAACG AGGACACTCGGTCGGCGCTGCTAAAGCTCTGCCTGAAGGACGTCTGCCTGACCCCCAGCCTGAACACAGCAATGATCGGCGACGAGCTCCAGGGCTACTCGGGCTCCGATATCAGCAACGTGTGCCGCGACGCCTCCATGATGGCCATGAGGCGCCTCATCTGCGGCCGCACTCCCGATCAGATCAAGCAGATCCGCCGCGAGGAGGTAGACCAGCCAATTACTTTGCAGGACTTCCAGGACGCCCGGCAGCGCACCAAGAAGTCAGTGTCCGCCGACGACGTGGCCCGCTTCGAGAAGTGGATGGAAGAGTACGGGTCCTGCTAG
- the LOC108027167 gene encoding katanin p60 ATPase-containing subunit A1 isoform X2, protein MFNTSAQNWFGMGQTSVAPAGGVAQLLNNNSNLYNQPQQTPHPFMRQRSLTSSNPALERSNAIAVRPQSPPNVQVEYEVAVPFVSAYRHTPYHSLWDLNQCSSTPPTSLSHMARMMDSLILDSLSPFGYTKITTTSRPSRNASLKKGSDGGHSSTAERHRPINNLGSNAPGGLGIGGSVPLRSKQRLPTQEVAPQPRASQTQAQMPFPSQQQDNRWVSSLRRRDPELQPTLPSISSNVNSSSSLGQSHHGSAGNVGLAGAGAPTPATSMGAMRMGRPARASAMTAALRKSRSVERLRARKLSTNTQLTLKHKPVKKNSLDENSNSDDQDATTSLEDNSHAQSLSTSHNTPKCSPKTKAKHFSPLGYEAHLVDTLEKDILQRHPCIKWQDVAGLNEAKTILQEAVVLPVIMPEFFKGIRRPWRGVLMVGPPGTGKTMLAKAVATECGTTFFNVSSSTLTSKYRGESEKLVRLLFEMARFYAPSTIFIDEIDALCASRGSDSEHEASRRFKAELLIQMDGLNATMPEEKVIMVLAATNHPWDIDEAFRRRFEKRIYIPLPNEDTRSALLKLCLKDVCLTPSLNTAMIGDELQGYSGSDISNVCRDASMMAMRRLICGRTPDQIKQIRREEVDQPITLQDFQDARQRTKKSVSADDVARFEKWMEEYGSC, encoded by the exons ATGTTCAACACCAGTGCCCAGAATTGGTTCGGCATGGGCCAGACATCGGTGGCTCCGGCCGGAGGTGTTGCCCAGTTGCTCAACAACAACTCGAATCTGTACAACCAGCCGCAGCAGACGCCACATCCCTTCATGCGCCAGCGATCGTTGACCAGCTCCAATCCCGCCCTGGAGCGCTCAAACGCCATTGCCGTGCGACCCCAGTCGCCTCCCAATGTCCAGGTGGAGTACGAGGTGGCGGTCCCCTTCGTATCCGCCTATCGGCACACCCCGTATCACTCACTCTGGGATCTGAACCAGTG CTCGTCCACGCCCCCCACAAGCCTTTCGCACATGGCTCGGATGATGGACTCCCTTATCCTGGACTCGCTGTCCCCGTTTGGCTACACCAAGATCACCACCACCAGTAGGCCCTCTCGGAATGCCAGTTTGAAGAAGGGCTCGGATGGCGGGCATTCCTCCACAGCGGAGCGCCACCGCCCTATTAACAACTTGGGCTCGAATGCACCCGGGGGACTGGGCATTGGCGGGAGCGTTCCGCTGCGCAGCAAGCAGCGACTGCCCACCCAAG AAGTGGCCCCTCAGCCGCGAGCCAGCCAAACCCAGGCTCAGATGCCGTTTCCATCGCAGCAGCAGGACAACCGGTGGGTGTCCTCCTTGCGGCGGCGCGATCCCGAGCTCCAGCCCACTCTGCCCTCCATCAGCAGCAACgtgaacagcagcagcagtctgggACAGAGCCACCACGGGAGTGCCGGGAACGTGGGATTGGCCGGTGCAGGAGCACCAACTCCGGCCACCAGCATGGGCGCCATGAGGATGGGGCGACCCGCAAGGGCATCCGCCATGACGGCCGCCTTGAGGAAGAGCCGATCTGTGGAGCGCCTGCGGGCAAGAAAGCTTAGCACCAACACCCAGCTGACTCTGAAGCACAAGCCGGTGAAGAAGAACTCACTGGACGAGAACTCGAACTCGGACGACCAGGACGCCACCACATCCCTGGAGGACAACTCGCACGCCCAGTCCCTATCCACCAGCCACAACACGCCCAAGTGCTCGCCCAAGACCAAGGCCAAGCACTTCTCGCCCCTGGGCTACGAGGCTCATCTGGTGGACACCCTCGAGAAGGACATCCTGCAGCGGCACCCCTGCATCAAGTGGCAAGATGTGGCCGGTTTAAATGAGGCCAAGACAATACTGCAG GAAGCGGTTGTGCTGCCGGTCATTATGCCAGAGTTCTTTAAGGGAATCCGCCGGCCGTGGCGTGGAGTTTTGATGGTGGGTCCACCGGGAACGGGCAAAACGATGCTGGCCAAGGCAGTGGCCACCGAATGCGGCACCACCTTCTTCAACGTTTCCTCCTCTACCCTGACCTCCAAGTACCGGGGCGAGAGCGAGAAGTTGGTGCGGCTCCTGTTCGAGATGGCTCGCTTCTATGCACCCAGCACGATCTTCATCGACGAGATCGACGCCCTCTGCGCCTCCAGAGGCAGCGACTCGGAGCACGAGGCCAGCCGCCGGTTCAAGGCCGAGCTGCTCATCCAGATGGATGGTCTCAATGCGACCATGCCGGAGGAAAAGGTGATCATGGTACTGGCGGCCACCAATCACCCGTGGGACATCGATGAGGCCTTCAGAAGGCGCTTCGAGAAGCGTATCTATATTCCACTCCCAAACG AGGACACTCGGTCGGCGCTGCTAAAGCTCTGCCTGAAGGACGTCTGCCTGACCCCCAGCCTGAACACAGCAATGATCGGCGACGAGCTCCAGGGCTACTCGGGCTCCGATATCAGCAACGTGTGCCGCGACGCCTCCATGATGGCCATGAGGCGCCTCATCTGCGGCCGCACTCCCGATCAGATCAAGCAGATCCGCCGCGAGGAGGTAGACCAGCCAATTACTTTGCAGGACTTCCAGGACGCCCGGCAGCGCACCAAGAAGTCAGTGTCCGCCGACGACGTGGCCCGCTTCGAGAAGTGGATGGAAGAGTACGGGTCCTGCTAG
- the LOC108027167 gene encoding katanin p60 ATPase-containing subunit A1 isoform X5 → MARMMDSLILDSLSPFGYTKITTTSRPSRNASLKKGSDGGHSSTAERHRPINNLGSNAPGGLGIGGSVPLRSKQRLPTQVSAAEVAPQPRASQTQAQMPFPSQQQDNRWVSSLRRRDPELQPTLPSISSNVNSSSSLGQSHHGSAGNVGLAGAGAPTPATSMGAMRMGRPARASAMTAALRKSRSVERLRARKLSTNTQLTLKHKPVKKNSLDENSNSDDQDATTSLEDNSHAQSLSTSHNTPKCSPKTKAKHFSPLGYEAHLVDTLEKDILQRHPCIKWQDVAGLNEAKTILQEAVVLPVIMPEFFKGIRRPWRGVLMVGPPGTGKTMLAKAVATECGTTFFNVSSSTLTSKYRGESEKLVRLLFEMARFYAPSTIFIDEIDALCASRGSDSEHEASRRFKAELLIQMDGLNATMPEEKVIMVLAATNHPWDIDEAFRRRFEKRIYIPLPNEDTRSALLKLCLKDVCLTPSLNTAMIGDELQGYSGSDISNVCRDASMMAMRRLICGRTPDQIKQIRREEVDQPITLQDFQDARQRTKKSVSADDVARFEKWMEEYGSC, encoded by the exons ATGGCTCGGATGATGGACTCCCTTATCCTGGACTCGCTGTCCCCGTTTGGCTACACCAAGATCACCACCACCAGTAGGCCCTCTCGGAATGCCAGTTTGAAGAAGGGCTCGGATGGCGGGCATTCCTCCACAGCGGAGCGCCACCGCCCTATTAACAACTTGGGCTCGAATGCACCCGGGGGACTGGGCATTGGCGGGAGCGTTCCGCTGCGCAGCAAGCAGCGACTGCCCACCCAAG TCTCCGCCGCAGAAGTGGCCCCTCAGCCGCGAGCCAGCCAAACCCAGGCTCAGATGCCGTTTCCATCGCAGCAGCAGGACAACCGGTGGGTGTCCTCCTTGCGGCGGCGCGATCCCGAGCTCCAGCCCACTCTGCCCTCCATCAGCAGCAACgtgaacagcagcagcagtctgggACAGAGCCACCACGGGAGTGCCGGGAACGTGGGATTGGCCGGTGCAGGAGCACCAACTCCGGCCACCAGCATGGGCGCCATGAGGATGGGGCGACCCGCAAGGGCATCCGCCATGACGGCCGCCTTGAGGAAGAGCCGATCTGTGGAGCGCCTGCGGGCAAGAAAGCTTAGCACCAACACCCAGCTGACTCTGAAGCACAAGCCGGTGAAGAAGAACTCACTGGACGAGAACTCGAACTCGGACGACCAGGACGCCACCACATCCCTGGAGGACAACTCGCACGCCCAGTCCCTATCCACCAGCCACAACACGCCCAAGTGCTCGCCCAAGACCAAGGCCAAGCACTTCTCGCCCCTGGGCTACGAGGCTCATCTGGTGGACACCCTCGAGAAGGACATCCTGCAGCGGCACCCCTGCATCAAGTGGCAAGATGTGGCCGGTTTAAATGAGGCCAAGACAATACTGCAG GAAGCGGTTGTGCTGCCGGTCATTATGCCAGAGTTCTTTAAGGGAATCCGCCGGCCGTGGCGTGGAGTTTTGATGGTGGGTCCACCGGGAACGGGCAAAACGATGCTGGCCAAGGCAGTGGCCACCGAATGCGGCACCACCTTCTTCAACGTTTCCTCCTCTACCCTGACCTCCAAGTACCGGGGCGAGAGCGAGAAGTTGGTGCGGCTCCTGTTCGAGATGGCTCGCTTCTATGCACCCAGCACGATCTTCATCGACGAGATCGACGCCCTCTGCGCCTCCAGAGGCAGCGACTCGGAGCACGAGGCCAGCCGCCGGTTCAAGGCCGAGCTGCTCATCCAGATGGATGGTCTCAATGCGACCATGCCGGAGGAAAAGGTGATCATGGTACTGGCGGCCACCAATCACCCGTGGGACATCGATGAGGCCTTCAGAAGGCGCTTCGAGAAGCGTATCTATATTCCACTCCCAAACG AGGACACTCGGTCGGCGCTGCTAAAGCTCTGCCTGAAGGACGTCTGCCTGACCCCCAGCCTGAACACAGCAATGATCGGCGACGAGCTCCAGGGCTACTCGGGCTCCGATATCAGCAACGTGTGCCGCGACGCCTCCATGATGGCCATGAGGCGCCTCATCTGCGGCCGCACTCCCGATCAGATCAAGCAGATCCGCCGCGAGGAGGTAGACCAGCCAATTACTTTGCAGGACTTCCAGGACGCCCGGCAGCGCACCAAGAAGTCAGTGTCCGCCGACGACGTGGCCCGCTTCGAGAAGTGGATGGAAGAGTACGGGTCCTGCTAG